In Cotesia glomerata isolate CgM1 linkage group LG1, MPM_Cglom_v2.3, whole genome shotgun sequence, one genomic interval encodes:
- the LOC123267300 gene encoding probable serine hydrolase, protein MSVNMLARICNRVLKNQSSKLTVQFQQRKFSSGKKFKEVEIKVPWGKLAGKHWGPTDAPPIIALHGWQDNSCSFDPLAVNLPSNISLLAIDLPGHGFSSWIPKGLMYNTLLYVQTIHRIKEYFGMEKFGLMGHSLGGMVTFNYTSLFPDNVKFVVAFDYFKYPSLNAVKHLPLFAREWNQFFSYEKFTTPVPSYVEEEAITRWIKASRNSLDVELCKILMERGVTKKEDGTMYFHRDPRVKLFLTDTGYTHDHLKLLARQIHCPYMIIKGENSKHNEPKEFYYDVLEELKEVSDDFRFHTVPGTHHFHMSNAATVSEIMNPFISKYA, encoded by the exons ATG TCAGTCAACATGCTCGCACGCATTTGCAATagagtattaaaaaatcagtctTCTAAATTGACAGTTCAATTTCAACAACGGAAATTTTCatctggaaaaaaatttaaggaagTTGAAATTAAAGTGCCATGGGGTAAATTAGCTg gtAAACATTGGGGACCAACAGACGCACCGCCAATAATAGCTTTGCATGGCTGGCAAGACAATTCATGTTCTTTCGATCCCCTGGCAGTAAACTTACCATCAAATATATCTCTGCTAGCTATAGACCTTCCAGGTCATGGATTCTCCAGCTGGATCCCCAAAGGGCTCATGTACAATACTCTTCTGTACGTCCAAACAATTCATCGCATAAAAGAATACTTTGGAATGGAAAAATTTGGGCTGATGGGCCACTCCTTAGGCGGCATGGTAACTTTCAATTACACGTCATTATTTCCTGACAATGTTAAATTTGTAGTAGCCTTTGATTACTTCAAGTACCCATCACTCAACGCCGTAAAACATCTACCGTTATTCGCCAGAGAATGGAATCAGTTTTTCagctatgaaaaatttacgaCGCCTGTTCCAAGCTATGTCGAGGAGGAAGCGATAACACGATGGATAAAAGCCTCCAGAAACTCTTTGGACGTTgaattatgtaaaatattgaTGGAGCGCGGTGTTACTAAAAAAGAAGACGGTACTATGTACTTTCACCGCGATCCACgagtcaaattatttttgacggACACAGGATACACGCACGACCATCTTAAATTACTCGCCCGTCAAATTCACTGCCCCTACATGATTATAAAAGGTGAAAATTCGAAACACAACGAGCCCAAAGAATTTTACTATGACGTACTCGAAGAATTGAAAGAAGTCTCTGATGACTTTCGCTTCCACACCGTACCTGGGACGCATCATTTTCATATGAGCAATGCTGCCACTGTTTCGGAGATTATGAATCCTTTTATATCTAAATAcgcttaa